In the genome of Penaeus monodon isolate SGIC_2016 chromosome 30, NSTDA_Pmon_1, whole genome shotgun sequence, the window NNNNNNNNCCTAACTTATGGTAGTCACGTTAGATTGAGTTAAGAGTCCAGTGAGGTTTCATTAGTTCTAGGGTTAGCTTAGGCTAAGCTAGGTTGCGTCACCCNNNNNNNNNNNNNNNNNNNNNNNNNNNNNNNNNNNNGCGCCATCCTAGGGATACCTAGGGGTAAGTCACGTTAGGAAGAGAAGGGGCGACGCGCATCCCTCTGAGAAAAGCTACAAGTCCGCCTTTTTACTGACCTGCTGCACTAGCTGTTGGTACTGCGGCGTGGAAGGGTCCAAGCGGTCGAGGTCATGTGTGAGGGCGAACTCGGTCAGGGACTTCCAGGGCGGCTGGTAGGCGGTCACGTCGAGGGGGCCGCCCATACCCACACCCATGGGCGCGCCGTCGTGTCGGATGGGCGAGGAGGCTACCATTGGCACGCCCGTGATGCCCTGCAGAGCCATCTGTTTTTCCTTCGGGGGAGAGAAGCGGGGGGGGATTTAGTCTTACGGGGAGGGGCTGAGGCNNNNNNNNNNNNNNNNNNNNNNNNNNNNNNNNNNNNNNNNNNNNNNNNNCCtggggatgaagatgaaggaatggagggagaaggacagagcgTGGAAGAACTTAGGAAAGCAAGAACaagaagacaaagataaagaaatggaagaaggcaattaaaaatggaggagaaagaaatcaCACGGGAGATGACGATAGGCCNNNNNNNNNNNNNNNNNNNNNNNNNNNNNNNNNNNNNNNNNNNNNNNNNGGACGGTGCATTTTCTCACGGCGACATTTGGTCATTCCTCACGATCAATTCAGTCAACACTCTTGGCCCTTGCCCCCtcaatcctcctccccttccctcacccccttcaccccctcccctcctcagcgCCCCCCCCACCTTGTCATTACACTCACCATACATCCTTCGCTACTCTGAGCTCCGCACCTTTTTTATCGCTTCCCCTTTCAACCAACCGCACGTCGTCGGCAGCAGAAAAAATAtgtaacgaaaaataaaaaataaaaatcattgcgtttctttcctcttttctctggtTCTTTCGTTTTCAAGACTACTACATATATCGTTTATttggttgctgttattattattattaagccgTTTATATATGCGANNNNNNNNNNNNNNNNNNNNNNNNNNNNNNNNNNNNNNNNNNNNNNNNNNNNNNNNNNNNNNNNNNNNNNNNNNNNNNNNNNNNNNNNNNNNNNNNNNNNNNNNNNNNNNNNNNNNNNNNNNNNNNNNNNNNNNNNNNNNNNNNNNNNNNNNNNNNNNNNNNNNNNNNNNNNNNNNNNNNNNNNNNNNNNNNNNNNNNNNNNNNNNNNNNNNNNNNNNNNNNNNNNNNNNNNNNNNNNNNNNNNNNNNNNNNNNNNNNNNNNNNNNNNNNNNNNNNNNNNNNNNNNNNNNNNNNNNNNNNNNNNNNNNNNNNNNNNNNNNNNNNNNNNNNNNNNNNNNNNNNNNNNNNNNNNNNNNNNNNNNNNNNNNNNNNNNNNNNNNNNNNNNNNNNNNNNNNNNNNNNNNNNNNNNNNNNNNGCAGCAGCGCAGAGATGAGATTACAAGCGGTCGCTTCTGATCAAACGGCTAATGACGGTGAATGAGACAACAGCAGAGAGAACTCGGTGGTGACTTTGACGAGTGAGAGAAACGACGTAAGTAGAGATAATCCGCaaatcaaagttaaaaaaaagcaagaggagaaaaaaagtatatttagatNNNNNNNNNNNNNNNNNNNNNNNNNNNNNNNNNNNNNNNNNNNNNNNNNNNNNNNNNNNNNNNNNNNNNNNNNNNNNNNNNNNNNNNNNNNNNNNNNNNNNNNNNNNNNNNNNNNNNNNNNNNNNNNNNNNNNNNNNNNNNNNNNNNNNNNNNNNNNNNNNNNNNNNNNNNNNNNNNNNNNNNNNNNNNNNNNNNNNNNNNNNNNNNNNNNNNNNNNNNNNNNNNNNNNNNNNNNNNNNNNNNNNNNNNNNNNNNNNNNNNNNNNNNNNNNNNNNNNNNNNNNNNNNNNNNNNNNNNNNNNNNNNNNNNNNNNNNNNNNNNNNNNNNNNNNNNNNNNNNNNNNNNNNNNNNNNNNNNNNNNNNNNNNNNNNNNNNNNNNNNNNNNNNNNNNNNNNNNNNNNNNNNNNNNNNNNNNNNNNNNNNNNNNNNNNNNNNNNNNNNNNNNNNNNNNNNNNNNNNNNNNNNNNNNNNNNNNNNNNNNNNNNNNNNNNNNNNNNNNNNNNNNNNNNNNNNNNNNNNNNNNNNNNNNNNNNNNNNNNNNNNNNNNNNNNNNNNNNNNNNNNNNNNNNNNNNNNNNNNNNNNNNNNNNNNNNNNNAACCAGCGTCGTGATGAAGTCAGCGTGGTGACGCAGACGCAGCTGTGATGAGGACGGCGTTGTGATGAGCAGAGGAGCCGCCGTGTTGACGCAGCGGCGGCCGGGCGAGCGCGCGCGGCAAATATTACCTTCCGAGTATTGTGTTACGCGGCCCAAACCACCGCGCCTCCTCGCTTCCTTCCATCTCATTATACTCGTCATTAGACGCTCTCGGCCGNNNNNNNNNNNNNNNNNNNNNNNNNNNNNNNNNNNNNNNNNNNNNNNNNNNNNNNNNNNNNNNNNNNNNNNNNNNNNNNNNNNNNNNNNNNNNNNNNNNNNNNNNNNNNNNNNNNNNNNNNNNNNNNNNNNNNNNNNNNNNNNNNNNNNNNNNNNNNNNNNNNNNNNNNNNNNNNNNNNNNNNNNNNNNNNNNNNNNNNNNNNNNNNNNNNNNNNNNNNNNNNNNNNNNNNNNNNNNNNNNNNNNNNNNNNNNNNNNNNNNNNNNNNNNNNNNNNNNNNNNNNNNNNNNNNNNNNNNNNNNNNNNNNNNNNNNNNNNNNNNNNNNNNNNNNNNNNNNNNNNNNNNNNNNNNNNNNNNNNNNNNNNNNNNNNNNNNNNNNNNNNNNNNNNNNNNNNNNNNNNNNNNNNNNNNNNNNNNNNNNNNNNNNNNNNNNNNNNNNNNNNNNNNNNNNNNNNNNNNNNNNNNNNNNNNNNNNNNNNNNNNNNNNNNNNNNNNNNNNNNNNNNNNNNNNNNNNNNNNNNNNNNNNNNNNNNNNNNNNNNNNNNNNNNNNNNNNNNNNNNNNNNNNNNNNNNNNNNNNNNNNNNNNNNNNNNNNNNNNNNNNNNNNNNNNNNNNNNNNNNNNGATAGATCAAACGGTTGGCTTGCGATTAGTCCTTCATGTGTGTATAATTAGGCTGGTTTACATAACTTCCTCAATATCCTTCTATTTTCGTCTATCTTTCAGTCCCTGGTNNNNNNNNNNNNNNNNNNNNNNNNNNNNNNNNNNNNNNNNNNNNNNNNNNNNNNNNNNNNNNNNNNNNNNNNNNNNNNNNNNNNNNNNNNNNCGTTCACTTGATCATAAAGGTAGTTGTGTTACAATACTGATGACTGACGTAGGtcaaagatggagagagaaagagaaggaagagacaaaagagGAATGGTGAAGAGGGGACGAAAAAATCGAAAACCTTGCCCTTTACGCGTCGATAGGAAAAATACATAGAGATGGTCTTGTATGTATTAAAGGTCCCCCCTTATAAATACACTCGAAGATAAAGNNNNNNNNNNNNNNNNNNNNNNNNNNNNNNNNNNNNNNNNNNNNNNNNNNNNNNNNNNNNNNNNNNNNNNNNNNNNNNNNNNNNNNNNNNNNNNNNNNNNNNNNNNNNNNNNNNNNNNNNNAAGTATATATGCGTATTTTACAAAGAAATATTTAACGNNNNNNNNNNNNNNNNNNNNNNNNNNNNNNNNNNNNNNNNNNNNNNNNNNNNNNNNNNNNNNNNNNNNNNNNNNNNNNNNNNNNNNNNNNNNNNNNNNNNNNNNNTCGCAGCCAGTGACCNNNNNNNNNNNNNNNNNNNNNNNNCGGTTTAGCGGTACTCCGCCAAGAAATTCGCCACATAAACTATCCTAAATTTGACATTTAACTGAATGTCGGTCTAAACTGTGTCGGTCACATTGAGATGGCGTTCATGAATGCNNNNNNNNNNNNNNNNNNNNNNNNNNTACGTTTAGCTTGTTTCGTATCCTTTTGGGAAATGTAAAGCGTTACTTGATATGGAAGACGATGCCGCCAGACGGGGAATTCCTAGCGCCNNNNNNNNNNNNNNNNNNNNNNNNNNNNNNNNNNNNNNNNNNNNNNNNNNNNNNNNNNNNNNNNNNNNNNNNNNNNNNNNNNNNNNNNNNNNNNNNNNNNNNNNNNNNNNNNNNNNNNNNNNNNNNNNNNNNNNNNNNNNNNNNNNNNNNNNNNNNNNNNNNNNNNNNNNNNNNNNNNNNNNNNNNNNNNNNNNNNNNNNNNNNNNNNNNNNNNNNNNNNNNNNNNNNNNNNNNNNNNNNNNNNNNNNNNNNNNNNNNNNNNNNNNNNNNNNNNNNNNNNNNNNNNNNNNNNNNNNNNNNNNNNNNNNNNNNNNNNNNNNNNNNNNNNNNNNNNNNNNNNNNNNNNNTTTTCCTTTCCTAGTGGAGGAAGTGATCGGGGCCAGGAAGAAGGGGTGGCGAGAGGAaatgagcgaaggagggaagtgggaagaggTAGAGATGGGGGGGGGTCAGTAGGAATagtaggagaggaaaaagagatagtgagagataaAGCAAGNNNNNNNNNNNNNNNNNNNNNNNNNNNNNNNNNNNNNNNNNNNNNNNNNNNNNNNNNNNNNNNNNNNNNNNNNNNNNNNNNNNNNNNNNNNNNNNNNNNNNNNNNNNNNNNNNNNNNNNNNNNNNNNNNNNNNNNNNNNNNNNNNNNNNNNNNNNNNNNNNNNNNNNNNNNNNNNNNNNNNNNNNNNNNNNNNNNNNNNNNNNNNNNNNNNNNNNNNNNNNNNNNNNNNNNNNNNNNNNNNNNNNNNNNNNNNNNNNNNNNNNNNNNNNNNNNNNNNNNNNNNNNNNNNNGTGAAGAACATAATACCGCCTCTCACTAATTCCCTTTGGCCtccataaagatagataaaaacttACCTTTCGTAGTTCCAAGCCAAAAGGAATCTTGTTTCAGCGCTCAATCACTTCCCTTAATGCATTCTTNNNNNNNNNNNNNNNNNNNNNNNNNNNCGtcagaaaaaagacaaacccaATTGAATTCTTTTAACCGGCATCCCCANNNNNNNNNNNNNNNNNNNNNNNNNNNNNNNNNNNNNNNNNNNNNNNNNNNNNNNNNNNNNNNNNNNNNNNNNNNNNNNNNNNNNNNNNNNNNNNNNNNNNNNNNNNNNNNNNNNNNNNNNNNNNNNNNNNNNNNNNNNNNNNNNNNNNNNNNNNNNNNNNNNNNNNNNNNNNNNNNNNNNNNNNNNNNNNNNNNNNNNNNNNNNNNNNNNNNNNNNNNNNNNNNNNNNNNNNNNNNNNNNNNNNNNNNNNNNNNNNNNNNNNNNNNNNTTNNNNNNNNNNNNNNNNNNNNNNNNNNNNNNNNNNATACGCATcccatccctcactcccttcttcgCTCTATCAAATAACAAagatataacgtttttttttcccccacaaattcGTAAGTAAGGAGAGGGTTTGTTTGCATCTCCGCCCCGAGTGAATGTAAACCAAGCCCGGCGCATTTGAGTCACTTCACAGAACTCCGAGGTTTGTTTACTCGAGGCGTAACTAGACGTATCGATAAATATCTCACATCATACAATGGCATCGACATCTACTTCTacggaaagagatagaggaggaggagaaaataatatagagggaagagggaaaggaagagggaaatatgTACGTAGNNNNNNNNNNNNNNNNNNNNNNNNNNNNNNNNNNNNNNNNNNNNNNNNNNNNNNNNNNNNNNNNNNNNNNNNNNNNNNNNNNNNNNNNNNNNtttttttacatatttatgtacacatgttNNNNNNNNNNNNNNNNNNNNNNNNNNNNNNNNNNNNNNNNNNNNNNNNNNNNNNNNNNNNNNNNNNNNNNNNNNNNNNNNNNNNNNNNNNNNNNNNNNNNNNNNNNNNNNNNNNNNNNNNNAACCAGTATCCTCAACACAGCCTTAGAAGCTAGAATAAACCTTGTGTTATCTCACCTCCCATACCTTTTCTTGTTGCATCTGCTTCATCAACAAGGACCTCTTCTTGTCCTTGCACCGCTTGTTCTGGAACCAAACGCGGATCACTCTTGGCGAGAGGCCCGTCATCTCCACCAGCTGCTCCTTCATGAGGGCGTCCGGGCGGCAGTTGGCAGCGTAGCAGGTTCTGTTGGGGAGGACACAGAGGGAGAAGGTTCAGCTGGGGTTGCNNNNNNNNNNNNNNNNNNNNNNNNNNNNNNNNNNNNNNNNNNNNNNNNNNNNNNNNNNNNNNNNNNNNNNNNNNNNNNNNNNNNNNNNNNNNNNNNNNNNNNNNNNNNNNNNNNNNNNNNNNNNNNNNNNNNNNNNNNNNNNNNNNNNNNNNNNNNNNNGTTTTAGGTTCATATTGCAAGTTGATTTTGATCGGGTCAGatagaaatgaataagaaaatatatatatacttaagaaaaaaaatcgctttgGGGTATGAATCTCAgaaaccacgaggggaaaaaaaaaacNNNNNNNNNNNNNNNNNNNNNNNNNNNNNNNNNNNNNCCAACTCACCTGAGAGTATGCAATTGCTTTTCATTGAGGACGGTGCGAACTCTTGTCGTCTTCCCTTCCCGCCTCTCTTTCCGTAGTGGTTTGCCTTCGCCTGAGGGCAAAGGNNNNNNNNNNNNNNNNNNNNNNNNNNNNNNNNNNNNNNNNNNNNNNNNNNNNNNNNNAACATGCAAAGTTATCATGCTCTATGTAGCACATCAACCCTTCATACTAAAATCNNNNNNNNNNNNNNNNNNNNNNNNNNNNNNNNNNNNNNNNNNNNNNNNNNNNNNNNNNNNNNNNNNNNNNNNNNNNNNNNNNNNNNNNNNNNNNNNNNNNNNNNNNNNNNNNNNNNNNNNNNNNNNNNNNNNNNNNNNNNNNNNNNNNNNNNNNNNNNNNNNNNNNNNNNNNNNNNNNNNNNNNNNNNNNNNNNNNNNNNNNNNNNNNNNNNNNNNNNNNNNNNNNNNNNNNNNNNNNNNNNNNNNNNNNNNNNNNNNNNNNNNNNNNNNNNNNNNNNNNNNNNNNNNNNNNNNNNNNNNNNGGACAAAAAACGCACGTAAGCAGACAGACGCACAACCAAGACCCACACCTNNNNNNNNNNNNNNNNNNNNNNNNNNNNNNNNNNNNNNCTCCGCGTTGGCCTTCTTCTCGAACACGTCGAAGTCGTAGCGGCAGTAGAGGCCGTCTTCTCTGAGGGCGAACTCATCCCCGGGGAGGAGCTGTTTCCCGCAGGCGGAGCATCTGACGGAGGGAGGCGGGAGCGGAGCGGGTGAGGCgggtggggcggggggcggggggggggcgggcggcgcCGGTGTATGGGCGGGGCCGGTGTTGGCTTGGGTGCNNNNNNNNNNNNNNNNNNNNNNNNNNNNNNNNNNNNNNNNNNNNNNNNNNNNNNNNNNNNNNNNNNNNNNNNNNNNNNNNNNNNNNNNNNNNNNNNNNNNNNNNNNNNNNNNNNNNNNNNNNNNNNNNNNNNNATGGTGGGTATTACGGGGATTTGGAGNNNNNNNNNNNNNNNNNNNNNNNNNNNNNNNNNNNNNNNNNNNNNNNNNNNNNNNNNNNNNNNNNNNNNNNNNNNNNNNNNNNNNNNNNNNNNNNNNNNNNNNNNNNNNNNNNNNNNNNNNNNNNNNNNNNNNNTTGTANNNNNNNNNNNNNNNNNNNNNNNNNNNNNNNNNNNNNNNNNNNNNNNNNNNNNNNNNNNNNNNNNNNNNNNNNNNNNNNNNNNNNNNNNNNNNNNNNNNNNNNNCAGGTAATATATATCCTACTTATCTACTAATTTATTCATGTCCCTGTATGCTCCCAGTTCTCGGTATGCCTGCCTTACCTAAAGCAATCCAAGTGGTAGATTTTCGTCCGTGCTCGCATCACCAGGTCGGTCTTCTCGAACATTCTGCCACATTTATCACATTTTGCGCCGAATAATCTGAAATGAGAGAGATTTCGGGGATATTAAAAtggtttctttttgggtttttttcttcgtgCATTATGCGTTATGTCCGTTTGGATTAAGTGTGCGTANNNNNNNNNNNNNNNNNNNNNNNNNNNNNNNNNNNNNNNNNNNNNNNNNNNNNNNNNNNNNNNNNNNNNNNNNNNNNNNNNNNNNNNNNNNNNNNNNNNNNNNNNNNNNNNNNNNNNNNNNNNNNNNNNNNNNNNNCttgcgtttgtgagtgtgtgtttgcatttgcgtCCATTCGACAGTATTAATAATTACACAACCCTTGTTCACATTACAGTTTTGAATAAATCATGTAATGCGTCGGGAACTAGgaaggtatatgcatataatccTATGACCATAACTTGCTTTCGTATCTCCCCcgaaaaatataacaacacacaaagcCGAATAAGTTTACGAATTCATCATACTTCTAACTTTATCCCCCTTNNNNNNNNNNNNNNNNNNNNNNNNNNNNNNNNNNNNNNNNNNNNNNNNNNNNNNNNNNNNNNNNNNNNNNNNNNNNNNNNNNNNNCTATCACAGACGCATCCGGATNNNNNNNNNNNNNNNNNNNNNNNNNNNNNNNNNNNNNNNNNNNNNNNNNNNNNNNNNNNNNNNNNNNNNNNNNNNNNNNNNNNNNNNNNNNNNNNNNNNNNNNNNNNNNNNNNNNNNNNNNNNNNNNNNNNNNNNNNNNNNNNNNNNNNNNNNNNNNNNNNNNNNNNNNNNNNNNNNNNNNNNNNNNNNNNNNNNNNNNNNNNNNNNNNNNNNNNNNNNNNNNNNNNNNNNNNNNNNNNNNNNNNNNNNNNNNNNNNNNNNNNNNNNNNNNNNTCCCGATCTCTGGCAACCGAATCCAAAGGTCATACAACCTGCGTGGTCTTACCGCTGCTCCTGCTCTCCCGTGTCAACATTTGCTGACATAATTAAACATATAACCAAAGGGAATAGTAATATGTGTTCTGTTACAAGCTTTGAGTTGATGAAATAGCGTATCTGAAAGTATCATCTGGCCGGATAACCCTCCGTGGTAAGAAATGTGAAGGACGGTTCAGGGGTATTGTCTTCTCTGTCCCTTTAATAttattgggaagggggggggctagTTCTTAGTATTTATAGNNNNNNNNNNNNNNNNNNNNNNNNNNNNNNNNNNNNNNNNNNNNNNNNNNNNNNNNNNNNNNNNNNNNNNNNNNNNNNNNNNNNNNNNNNNNNNNNNNNNNNNNNNNNNNNNNNNNNNNNNNNNNNNNNNNNNNNNNNNNNNNNNNNNNNNNNNNNNNNNNNNNNNNNNNNNNNNNNNNNNNNNNNNNNNNNNNNNNNNNNNNNNNNNNNNNNNNNNNNNNNNNNNNNNNNNNNNNNNNNNNNNNNNNNNNNNNNNNNNNNNNNNNNNNNNNNNNNNNNNNNNNNNNNNNNNNNNNNNNNNNNNNNNNNNNNNNNNNNNNNNNNNNNNNNNNNNNNNNNNNNNNNCGGGTAGATAATAGgcgatttttttatgaatttagacatataaaattatatcttttatccctatattttttttttctcttcggtgAATCATTTACCTCAAATATCGGTTACATGAGATGCATCAAAAATACTTCAATAATATAAANNNNNNNNNNNNNNNNNNNNNNNNNNNNNNNNNNNNNNNNNNNNNNNNNNNNNNNNNNNNNNNNNNNNNNNNNNNNNNNNNNNNNNNNNNNNNNNNNNNNNNNNNNNNNNNNNNNNNNNNNNNNNNNNNNNNNNNNNNNNNNNNNNNNNNNNNNNNNNNNNNNNNNNNNNNNNNNNNNNNNNNNNNNNNNNNNNNNNNNNNNNNNNNNNNNNNNNNNNNNNNNNNNNNNNNNNNNNNNNNNNNNNNNNNNNNNNNNNNNNNNNNNNNNNNNNNNNNNNNNNNNNNNNNNNNNNNNNNNNNNNNNNNNNNNNNNNNNNNNNNNNNNNNNNNNNNNNNNNNNNNNNNNNNNNNNNNNNNNNNNNNttaaaaaaagcttttaagaATCTGACGATATTTAATAACGCACCATTTTCTCCCCAACTCAAGTAGCACAGATACGATTTTCCACGTGTGGTTACGGCCGAGAAACCAANNNNNNNNNNNNNNNNNNNNNNNNNNNNNNNNTgaacaggggaaaaaatggagggggaaaagcggggaaggggggggggagcgctccTACTTGCAtctttattttatcgttattcctcctttctcctgttcgttttgtttaccttttttgttcctttcctgttcctctgtttcccatGGCTTTCCTTCGGTATCTTTNNNNNNNNNNNNNNNNNNNNNNNNNNNNNNNNNNNNNNNNNNNNNNNNNNNNNNNNNNNNNNNNNNNNNNNNNNNNNNNNNNNNNNNNNNNNNNNNNNNNNNNNNNNNNNNNNNNNNNNNNNNNNNNNNNNNNNNNNNNNNNNNNNNNNNNNNNNNNNNNNNNNNNNNNNNNNNNNNNNNNNNNNNNNNNNNNNNNNNNNNNNNNNNNNNNNNNNNNNNNNNNNNNNNNNNNNNNNNNNNNNNNNNNNNNNNNNNNCTGCCAGACTCTCCTCTAGCATTCCCACTAAAGGCGGGTGGAGGGGCTAAGTGGCTCTGCGGTCCCGGCTAAAATTCCTGGAAAACGACGCGAGTAAGGGGCGAAGCGGAGCTCTTGGGGGGGCGGCTGGCGCGGGCTGGCGAGGACGGGGGCGGTCGACGACGNNNNNNNNNNNNNNNNNNNNNNNNNNNNNNNNNNNNNNNNNNNNNNNNNNNNNNAATAGGAACANNNNNNNNNNNNNNNNNNNNNNNNNNNNNNNNNNNNNNNNNNNNNNNNNNNNNNNNNNNNNNNNNNNNNNNNNNNNNNNNNNNNNNNNNNNNNNNNNNNNNNNNNNNNNNNNNNNNNNNNNNNNNNNNNNNNNNNNNNNNNNNNNNNNNNNNNNNNNNNNNNNNNNNNNNNNNNNNNNNGGTTATTTGAAGGTAAACACCGCTGTCCAAACTCCGCCCGCGTTCCTGatgagatttgagagagagaggctccCCGTGCAAAGAGACCCCTTANNNNNNNNNNNNNNNNNNNNNNNNNNNNNNNNNNNNNNNNNNNNNNNNNNNNNNNNNNNNNNNNNNNNNNNNNNNNNNNNNNNNNNNNNNNNNNNNNNNNNNNNNNNNNNNNNNNNNNNNNNNNNNNNNNNNNNNNNNNNNNNNNNNNNNNNNNNNNNNNNNNNNNNNNNNNNNNNNNNNNNNNNNNNNNNNNNNNNNNNNNNNNNNNNNNNNNNNNNNNNNNNNNNNNNNNNNNNNNNNNNNNNNNNNNNNNNNNNNNNNNNNNNNNNNNNNNNNNNNNNNNNNNNNNNNNNNNNGCTTCACTCCGCCGCCGTTTGGTTCCTAAAAACCTTCTTTTGTGGGATCTTCGACGCTCGTGATCGCTGCCGTGATACATACGTCTGTCGCTCGGggactgaggggggagggagcgagggagggagaggggatagcgtgaggaggggaggggatggggtcaggaggggggagaggggagaggggatagggggaggtgggggagaggggagaggggataggggaaggtgggggagagggaataagcgtgaggagggggggagggggagaagggatggggtgaggaagagagagggagaaggtggtaCGGCTGAGAGAAAATGGGGTATGGccggcagggggaaaggggggagagggggagagaaggggggggtctTCATTTCTTGCGGGTAAAGACGGGGAGCCATTTGAAATATAAACGATAAATACGAGCGGTTTNNNNNNNNNNNNNNNNNNNNNNNNNNNNNNNNNNNNNNNNNNNNNNNNNNNNNNNNNNNNNNNNNNNNNNNNNNNNNNNNNNNNNNNNNNNNNNNNNNNNNNNNNNNNNNNNNNNNNNNNNNNNNNNNNNNNNNNNNNNNNNNNNNNNNNNNNNNNNNNNNNNNNNNNNNNNNNNNNNNNNNNNNNNNNNNNNNNNNNNNNN includes:
- the LOC119592512 gene encoding insulin gene enhancer protein ISL-1-like (The sequence of the model RefSeq protein was modified relative to this genomic sequence to represent the inferred CDS: added 40 bases not found in genome assembly), which codes for MTETIKDHVLAGERELEKIQMEDTERGGRVSVCIGCGGVINDQYILRVAPDMEWHAACLKCVDCHQFLDEYCTCFVRDGKTYCKRDYVRLFGAKCDKCGRMFEKTDLVMRARTKIYHLDCFRCSACGKQLLPGDEFALREDGLYCRYDFDVFEKKANAENNNTTNINNNEIKGEGKPLRKERREGKTTRVRTVLNEKQLHTLRTCYAANCRPDALMKEQLVEMTGLSPRVIRVWFQNKRCKDKKRSLLMKQMQQEKVWEEKQMALQGITGVPMVASSPIRHDGAPMGVGMGGPLDVTAYQPPWKSLTEFALTHDLDRLDPSTPQYQQLVQQMHGYGAEMCAAAELLGSQPPSQSHPQPQPHPPPHPHGDSKYDPGPFDDSVHSDSYVSYLESDDSMTAPLSTTTSP